In a single window of the Novosphingobium sp. IK01 genome:
- the pstA gene encoding phosphate ABC transporter permease PstA: MDIVSSSEAVRAERHARMAARLARRHRADRVFHWAGLGAVAFSALVLAFLLVSMTSNGISGFKRSELRFDVPLQGQLTVERDRLAQPDPASALELAGLPALVDAAAEKNLGPGGAALLGDGAWRNLAARIAADPTLLDNASVAVSLPASDDLATAQRGDGKDALVPTARRLAAQGKLVRAFDWGFLTRSDATSPQAVGIWGALKGSIMTMLITLVLAFPVGVLAALYLEEYAARNRWTDLIEISINNLAAVPSIIFGLLGLAVFLGLFPNYRSAPLIGGMTLALMTMPVIVISGRNAIKAVPPSIRDAALAMGASRVQVVFHHVLPLALPGILTGTIIGMARALGETAPLLMIGMRAFVASPPSGITSPSSVLPVQIFLWSDEIDRGFIERTSAAIVVLLVFLLLMNGLAIFLRNRFEKRW, encoded by the coding sequence ATGGACATCGTCTCTTCTTCCGAGGCCGTCCGGGCCGAACGCCACGCCCGCATGGCCGCGCGCCTGGCCCGCCGCCACCGGGCCGACCGGGTGTTCCACTGGGCCGGGCTTGGCGCGGTGGCCTTCTCGGCGCTGGTGCTGGCCTTCCTGCTGGTCTCGATGACCTCGAACGGGATTTCCGGCTTCAAGCGCAGCGAACTGCGCTTCGACGTGCCCTTGCAGGGGCAACTCACGGTCGAGCGCGACCGCCTCGCCCAGCCCGATCCGGCCAGCGCCCTCGAACTGGCCGGGCTCCCCGCGCTGGTCGATGCGGCGGCCGAAAAGAACCTGGGTCCGGGCGGCGCGGCGCTGCTCGGCGATGGCGCCTGGCGCAATCTGGCCGCGCGCATCGCGGCTGATCCCACCCTGCTCGACAATGCCAGCGTGGCCGTCTCGCTGCCCGCCAGCGACGATCTGGCCACCGCCCAGCGCGGCGACGGCAAGGACGCGCTTGTGCCCACCGCGCGCCGGCTCGCGGCGCAAGGCAAGCTCGTGCGCGCGTTCGACTGGGGCTTCCTGACCCGCTCGGACGCCACCAGCCCGCAGGCCGTAGGTATCTGGGGGGCGCTCAAGGGCTCGATCATGACCATGCTGATCACCCTCGTGCTGGCCTTCCCGGTCGGCGTGCTGGCCGCGCTCTATCTTGAGGAATATGCGGCCCGCAACCGCTGGACCGACCTCATCGAGATCTCGATCAACAATCTGGCGGCGGTCCCCTCGATCATCTTCGGCCTGCTCGGGCTGGCGGTGTTCCTTGGCCTCTTCCCCAACTATCGCTCGGCGCCGCTGATCGGGGGCATGACCCTCGCGCTCATGACGATGCCGGTCATCGTGATCTCGGGCCGCAACGCGATCAAGGCGGTGCCGCCCTCGATCCGCGACGCGGCGCTGGCCATGGGGGCAAGCCGGGTGCAGGTGGTGTTCCACCATGTCCTTCCGCTCGCCCTGCCCGGCATCCTGACCGGCACGATCATCGGCATGGCCCGCGCCCTGGGCGAGACCGCGCCGCTGCTGATGATCGGCATGCGCGCCTTTGTCGCGAGCCCGCCCAGCGGGATCACCTCGCCCTCCAGCGTGCTGCCGGTGCAGATCTTCCTGTGGTCCGATGAAATCGACCGCGGCTTCATCGAGCGCACGAGCGCGGCGATCGTCGTCCTGCTGGTCTTCCTGCTCCTCATGAACGGCCTTGCCATCTTCCTGCGCAACCGCTTCGAAAAACGGTGGTAA
- the pstB gene encoding phosphate ABC transporter ATP-binding protein PstB has product MAPTAIAHSLPDDGPAKISARNVSVFYGAKRAIDDVSIDVPKDYVTAFIGPSGCGKSTFLRSLNRMNDTIPHARVEGEILLDGQDIYRSGMDVVQLRARVGMVFQKPNPFPKSIYENIAYGPRIHGLTTSKSELDGIIESSLQRAGLWDEVKDRLGDSGTALSGGQQQRLCIARAIAVDPEVILMDEPCSALDPIATARIEELIDELHGRYAIVIVTHSMQQAARVSQRTAFFHMGKIVEYGTTSDIFTNPREERTKDYITGRYG; this is encoded by the coding sequence ATGGCTCCCACCGCAATTGCCCATTCCCTGCCTGACGATGGCCCCGCCAAGATCAGCGCGCGCAATGTCTCGGTCTTCTATGGCGCCAAGCGCGCGATCGACGACGTGTCGATCGACGTGCCCAAGGACTATGTGACCGCGTTCATCGGGCCCTCGGGCTGCGGCAAGTCGACGTTCCTGCGCTCCTTGAACCGCATGAACGACACGATCCCCCATGCCCGTGTGGAAGGGGAAATCCTGCTCGACGGGCAGGACATCTACCGCTCGGGGATGGACGTGGTGCAACTGCGCGCGCGCGTGGGCATGGTCTTCCAGAAGCCCAACCCGTTCCCCAAGTCGATCTACGAGAACATCGCCTATGGCCCGCGCATCCACGGGCTGACGACGAGCAAGAGCGAACTGGACGGCATCATCGAAAGCTCGCTCCAGCGCGCTGGCCTGTGGGACGAAGTCAAGGATCGTCTGGGTGACAGCGGCACCGCGCTCTCGGGCGGGCAGCAGCAGCGCCTGTGCATCGCGCGGGCCATCGCGGTCGATCCCGAAGTGATCCTGATGGACGAGCCCTGCTCGGCGCTCGACCCCATCGCGACCGCGCGCATCGAGGAACTGATCGACGAACTGCACGGGCGCTATGCCATCGTGATCGTCACCCACTCGATGCAACAGGCCGCCCGTGTCTCGCAGCGCACCGCATTCTTCCATATGGGCAAGATCGTGGAATATGGCACGACCTCGGATATCTTCACCAATCCGCGGGAAGAGCGCACCAAGGACTACATCACCGGCCGTTACGGTTAA
- the phoU gene encoding phosphate signaling complex protein PhoU, whose amino-acid sequence MAEHTVKAFDDDITRLRGLVAEMGGLAELSITEAMEALVGGNEELAAGVIARDKRIDQLEGEVDRLAIRVLALRAPMADDLREVIAALKIAGVIERIGDYAKNIAKRVGHIAGRKRFEPLTLLPVMNEMASDMVHDVLTAYAARDADAAAEIVARDAKVDAFYDSVFRNYVSFMVENPATISSVAQLMFVARNIERIGDQATNIAEIVHYAATGAYLPEREDVLPPA is encoded by the coding sequence GTGGCTGAACATACCGTCAAGGCATTCGACGACGACATCACCCGCCTGCGCGGGCTGGTGGCCGAAATGGGCGGCCTGGCCGAACTTTCCATCACCGAGGCGATGGAGGCCCTGGTCGGCGGCAACGAGGAACTGGCCGCAGGCGTGATCGCCCGCGACAAGCGCATCGACCAGCTCGAAGGCGAGGTCGACCGCCTCGCCATCCGCGTGCTCGCCCTGCGCGCGCCGATGGCCGACGACTTGCGCGAGGTGATCGCCGCGCTCAAGATCGCCGGGGTGATCGAGCGCATCGGCGACTATGCCAAGAACATCGCCAAGCGCGTGGGCCACATCGCCGGGCGCAAGCGGTTCGAGCCGCTCACCCTGCTGCCGGTCATGAACGAGATGGCCAGCGACATGGTCCACGACGTGCTGACCGCCTATGCCGCGCGCGATGCCGACGCTGCTGCCGAGATCGTCGCCCGCGATGCCAAGGTCGATGCCTTCTACGACAGCGTGTTCCGCAACTATGTCTCGTTCATGGTGGAAAACCCCGCCACGATCAGCAGCGTGGCCCAGTTGATGTTCGTGGCGCGCAACATCGAGCGGATCGGCGATCAGGCGACCAATATCGCCGAAATCGTCCACTATGCCGCCACCGGCGCCTACCTGCCCGAGCGCGAGGACGTACTGCCTCCGGCGTGA
- the phoB gene encoding phosphate regulon transcriptional regulator PhoB, with translation MSAPKLLLVEDDTALAELVEYRFRGEGYEVRSTDDGDEALLLAAEDTPDLVLLDWMIGGTSGIEVCRRLRRQKATAHVPIIMLTARSDEDDRIRGLETGADDYVTKPFSPRELIARVGAVLRRVRPALAGETITVGDLSLDPTAHRVIRRGQQIKIGPTEFRLLKHFMEHPGRVFSRGQLLDAVWGSGSDIELRTVDVHIRRLRQAIALPGAADPVRTVRSAGYALEGV, from the coding sequence GTGTCTGCTCCCAAGCTGCTTCTCGTCGAGGACGACACGGCCCTGGCCGAACTGGTCGAATACCGCTTTCGCGGCGAAGGCTACGAGGTCCGCTCGACCGACGATGGCGACGAGGCCCTGCTTCTGGCCGCAGAAGACACCCCCGATCTCGTCCTGCTCGACTGGATGATCGGGGGCACCAGCGGGATCGAGGTCTGCCGCCGCCTGCGCCGCCAGAAGGCGACCGCCCATGTACCGATCATCATGCTCACCGCCCGCAGCGACGAGGACGACCGCATTCGCGGCCTCGAAACCGGCGCCGACGACTATGTGACCAAGCCCTTTTCCCCGCGCGAGCTGATCGCCCGCGTGGGCGCGGTCCTGCGCCGCGTACGCCCGGCGCTGGCGGGCGAGACGATCACCGTGGGCGACCTCTCGCTCGACCCGACCGCGCACCGCGTCATCCGGCGCGGCCAGCAGATCAAGATCGGACCGACCGAATTCCGCCTGCTCAAGCATTTCATGGAGCATCCGGGCCGGGTCTTTTCGCGCGGGCAACTGCTCGATGCGGTCTGGGGCAGCGGCAGCGACATCGAGTTGCGCACGGTCGACGTGCACATCCGCCGCCTGCGCCAGGCCATTGCCCTTCCCGGCGCCGCCGACCCGGTGCGCACCGTGCGCTCGGCGGGCTATGCCCTCGAAGGCGTCTGA
- a CDS encoding bestrophin family protein, with protein sequence MIVGKTPRIRMTFVAAWHTLLALLVWDVAVTVFYYFAPFPGPALPLTIFGTGLALLLGFRVNSAYQRWWEGRIVWGAMTNNSRSFARAVGSFLPDTEQGRALRHELVRRHVAYVHVLRHQLRGQPPRESAERVLETTDIPELALRNPANGLLEGNGLRLARAQREGMIDTIQHSRIEAIMVEISNAQGAMERLRNTPLPAQYRSFPTFFTRLFCVLLPIGLVESLGPATPMGSALAGFMFLAALQIGDDLVNPFADTIHDAPLNAMCATIESDLNESIGLPPAPVVQPVDGVLW encoded by the coding sequence ATGATTGTTGGCAAGACCCCGCGTATCCGCATGACGTTCGTGGCAGCCTGGCACACCTTGCTGGCGCTGCTCGTCTGGGACGTGGCCGTCACCGTTTTCTATTATTTCGCGCCGTTCCCCGGCCCGGCCCTGCCGCTCACCATCTTCGGAACGGGGCTGGCGCTGCTGCTCGGCTTCCGCGTCAACTCGGCCTATCAGCGCTGGTGGGAAGGCCGCATCGTCTGGGGCGCGATGACCAACAATTCGCGCAGCTTTGCCCGCGCGGTGGGCAGCTTCCTGCCCGACACAGAACAGGGCCGCGCGTTGCGCCATGAACTCGTGCGCCGCCATGTCGCCTATGTCCATGTCCTGCGCCACCAGTTGCGCGGGCAACCCCCGCGCGAATCTGCCGAGCGCGTGCTCGAAACCACCGACATTCCCGAACTGGCCTTGCGCAACCCGGCCAATGGCCTGCTCGAAGGCAATGGCCTGCGCCTCGCCAGGGCCCAGCGCGAGGGGATGATCGACACGATCCAGCATTCGCGGATCGAGGCCATCATGGTCGAGATCAGCAATGCCCAGGGCGCCATGGAACGCCTGCGCAACACCCCGCTTCCGGCGCAGTACCGCAGCTTCCCCACGTTCTTCACGCGCCTGTTCTGCGTGCTACTGCCCATCGGCCTCGTCGAATCGCTCGGCCCGGCCACCCCGATGGGCTCGGCGCTCGCGGGTTTCATGTTCCTCGCCGCGCTTCAGATCGGCGACGATCTGGTCAACCCGTTTGCCGACACGATCCACGACGCCCCGCTCAACGCGATGTGCGCCACCATCGAATCCGACCTCAACGAGAGCATCGGCCTCCCCCCCGCCCCGGTGGTGCAGCCGGTCGACGGGGTGCTCTGGTAA
- a CDS encoding DUF1467 family protein: MRWTSMLAIYALFWVLSGFLVLPFGLRTPEEAGQDIGRGHVASAPVNFRPGRVALRATVLSLALFALFYANFREGWVSAADLDWTRWLGASD, translated from the coding sequence ATGCGCTGGACGTCGATGCTCGCGATTTATGCGCTGTTCTGGGTGCTCAGCGGGTTTCTGGTGCTGCCCTTCGGGTTGCGCACGCCCGAGGAGGCGGGGCAGGACATCGGGCGCGGCCATGTCGCCAGCGCGCCGGTGAATTTCCGGCCCGGACGGGTGGCCTTGCGGGCCACCGTCCTGTCTTTGGCGCTCTTTGCGCTGTTCTATGCCAATTTCAGGGAAGGCTGGGTTTCGGCGGCCGATCTCGACTGGACCCGCTGGCTGGGCGCCAGCGACTGA
- a CDS encoding ribonuclease J gives MKPGKELLFLALGGSGEIGMNVNLYGCDGKWLMVDLGMTFADPWYPGVELVFADLEFIEARKKDLLGVVLTHAHEDHIGAVPYFAQELGVPLYATPFTARLVNEKLVEAGIERQVELNVIENEGSFDLGPFGIRYVPLAHSIAEGNALLIDTPYGRIFHTGDWKLDDEPRVGTPATEEELTAMGDEGILALVCDSTNVFNAKASGSEGAVRAGLLETIADLKGRRVVVTTFASNVARLQTLAEVAEATNRQVCVAGRSLDRILKVAQASGYLLDFPDTISMDAAMDLPRGEVLILATGGQGEARAALSRIATDQHPIKLEAGDAVVFSTRQIPGNELAIGRVQNALVQKGVRLITDKQSMIHVSGHPGRPELVALYEWLRPEILVPVHGEIRHMAEQARLGKAEGIPKTIVQKNGDLVRLAPNGPVKLSEERNGRLVLDGDIIAPADGEAMAVRRKLGNNGLISVALAVTLEGKQASAVDFGCVGVPLEEDMEPFLEEAREDVSKALKSLKGDRKRDRVAVAECVRLTVRRAAQRWCGKKPVVQVLLREK, from the coding sequence GTGAAGCCCGGAAAGGAATTACTGTTTCTCGCCCTTGGTGGTTCGGGCGAGATCGGAATGAACGTCAACCTCTACGGGTGCGACGGAAAGTGGTTGATGGTCGACCTGGGCATGACCTTTGCCGATCCGTGGTATCCGGGCGTCGAACTCGTCTTTGCCGATCTCGAATTCATCGAGGCGCGCAAGAAGGATCTGCTGGGCGTGGTGCTGACCCATGCCCACGAAGATCACATCGGCGCGGTGCCTTATTTCGCGCAGGAACTGGGCGTGCCGCTCTATGCGACGCCCTTTACCGCGCGGCTCGTCAACGAGAAGCTGGTTGAGGCCGGGATCGAACGGCAGGTCGAACTCAACGTGATCGAGAACGAGGGATCGTTCGATCTCGGGCCGTTCGGCATCCGCTACGTGCCGCTGGCGCACTCGATTGCAGAAGGCAATGCCCTGCTGATCGACACGCCTTATGGCCGGATTTTCCACACCGGGGACTGGAAGCTCGACGACGAACCGCGCGTGGGCACGCCCGCGACCGAGGAAGAGCTGACCGCGATGGGCGACGAGGGCATTCTCGCGCTCGTTTGCGATTCGACCAACGTGTTCAATGCCAAGGCTTCGGGCTCGGAAGGCGCCGTGCGCGCCGGGCTTTTGGAAACGATTGCAGACCTCAAGGGGCGGCGCGTGGTGGTGACGACGTTCGCCTCCAACGTCGCCCGGCTCCAGACTTTGGCCGAAGTGGCCGAGGCGACCAATCGTCAGGTCTGTGTGGCCGGACGTTCACTCGACCGCATTCTCAAGGTGGCGCAGGCCTCGGGCTATCTGCTCGATTTCCCCGACACCATCAGCATGGACGCGGCGATGGACCTGCCGCGCGGCGAAGTGCTGATCCTGGCGACGGGCGGGCAGGGCGAGGCGCGCGCCGCGCTTTCGCGCATCGCCACCGACCAGCATCCGATCAAGCTGGAAGCGGGCGATGCGGTGGTTTTCTCCACCCGCCAGATTCCGGGCAACGAACTGGCCATCGGCCGCGTGCAGAACGCGCTGGTCCAGAAGGGCGTGCGCCTGATCACCGACAAGCAGTCGATGATCCACGTTTCGGGCCATCCCGGGCGCCCCGAACTCGTCGCGCTCTATGAATGGCTGCGGCCCGAGATACTCGTGCCCGTCCATGGCGAGATCCGCCACATGGCCGAGCAGGCCCGTCTGGGCAAGGCCGAGGGTATCCCCAAGACGATCGTGCAGAAGAATGGCGATCTGGTGCGACTGGCGCCCAATGGGCCGGTCAAGCTGAGCGAGGAGCGCAACGGGCGCCTCGTGCTCGATGGCGACATCATCGCGCCCGCCGATGGCGAGGCGATGGCCGTGCGCCGCAAGCTGGGCAACAATGGCCTGATCAGCGTGGCGCTGGCGGTCACGCTGGAGGGCAAGCAGGCCTCGGCGGTCGATTTCGGGTGCGTCGGTGTGCCTCTGGAAGAGGACATGGAGCCGTTCCTTGAGGAAGCGCGCGAGGATGTGTCCAAGGCGCTCAAGAGCCTCAAGGGCGACCGTAAGCGGGACCGCGTGGCGGTTGCCGAATGCGTGCGCCTGACGGTAAGACGGGCAGCGCAGCGCTGGTGCGGCAAGAAGCCGGTCGTGCAGGTTCTGCTGCGGGAAAAATGA
- a CDS encoding type III pantothenate kinase gives MLLAVDVGNTNVVFALFEDGTIRARWRVATDPRRTADEYAVWLLQLMEIQGFDRSAVRRIIISTVVPRALHNLQVLADKYFGLEAMVAGQGDAAWGFLADVDEPRSLGADRALNVIAGHAGLPGEHLIIIDFGTATTFDWVDPQGTYKGGIIAPGINLSLDALVNAAAKLPRIAISVPRVGESVIGRNTEDQMHIGVFWGYVAMMEGLIARMRAEIGEPAKVIATGGLAVLFDRHTQIFDHVDADLTLDGMALLAERAGMAGQNRTLE, from the coding sequence ATGCTGCTGGCTGTCGATGTCGGCAATACCAATGTGGTCTTCGCCCTGTTCGAGGACGGGACCATCCGCGCGCGCTGGCGCGTGGCCACCGATCCGCGCCGCACGGCCGACGAATATGCCGTCTGGCTGCTCCAGCTCATGGAAATCCAGGGGTTTGATCGCAGCGCTGTGCGGCGGATCATCATCTCGACGGTGGTGCCGCGTGCGCTGCACAACCTTCAGGTTCTGGCCGACAAGTATTTTGGCCTTGAGGCCATGGTGGCCGGGCAGGGCGACGCGGCATGGGGCTTCCTTGCCGATGTCGACGAGCCGCGCTCGCTGGGCGCTGACCGCGCGCTCAACGTGATCGCCGGCCATGCCGGACTTCCCGGCGAGCACCTGATCATCATCGATTTCGGCACGGCCACGACGTTCGACTGGGTCGACCCGCAAGGCACCTACAAGGGCGGGATTATCGCGCCGGGAATCAACCTTTCGCTCGATGCGCTGGTCAATGCGGCGGCCAAATTGCCCCGCATTGCCATTTCGGTTCCGCGTGTGGGCGAAAGCGTGATAGGGCGTAACACGGAAGACCAGATGCACATCGGCGTGTTCTGGGGTTATGTGGCCATGATGGAAGGCCTCATTGCCCGGATGCGCGCCGAAATCGGGGAGCCGGCCAAAGTCATCGCCACGGGGGGGCTCGCTGTCCTGTTCGATCGGCACACACAGATTTTTGACCATGTCGACGCGGATCTGACGCTCGACGGCATGGCCCTACTTGCAGAGCGCGCCGGGATGGCGGGCCAGAACAGGACATTAGAGTGA
- a CDS encoding biotin--[acetyl-CoA-carboxylase] ligase produces MFEVVNEIPSTNAALLARAGGGDCPFEGYWLIADRQSAGRGRSGRVWSDGAGNFMGSTLALLAPGETAPQTLALVAGLAVHEAVATLCPGLAHLYLKWPNDLLVGSAKLAGVLLERSGAAIVVGIGVNLAQAPQVEGRATTSLAELGHPVSRDVFAQVLAERWALHLAAWHTGQWPVLRARWEACAVPRGTLVSVNDKAHGAIMGGFAGIDADGVAQLRLADGRMLAVHAGDVDLVGDPCGNGLP; encoded by the coding sequence TTGTTCGAAGTCGTCAACGAAATCCCCTCCACCAACGCTGCGCTTCTCGCGCGCGCGGGTGGGGGGGATTGCCCTTTTGAGGGGTATTGGCTGATTGCCGATCGCCAGAGCGCCGGGCGGGGCCGTTCGGGCCGTGTCTGGAGCGATGGCGCCGGCAATTTCATGGGATCGACCCTTGCGCTGCTGGCGCCGGGAGAAACTGCACCCCAGACGCTTGCGCTGGTGGCGGGGCTTGCCGTTCATGAAGCGGTGGCGACACTGTGCCCCGGCCTTGCGCACCTCTATCTCAAGTGGCCCAACGACCTGCTGGTGGGATCGGCCAAGCTGGCGGGCGTGCTGCTCGAACGCAGCGGCGCGGCCATCGTGGTGGGGATCGGGGTCAATCTGGCCCAGGCCCCACAGGTGGAGGGGCGCGCGACGACGAGCCTTGCCGAACTGGGCCATCCCGTTTCGCGCGATGTCTTTGCGCAGGTTCTGGCCGAACGCTGGGCCTTGCATCTGGCCGCCTGGCATACCGGGCAATGGCCGGTCTTGCGCGCACGGTGGGAAGCCTGCGCGGTGCCGCGGGGCACGCTTGTTTCTGTCAACGACAAGGCCCATGGGGCCATCATGGGTGGTTTTGCCGGGATCGATGCCGATGGCGTGGCGCAACTGCGCCTTGCCGATGGTCGCATGCTTGCCGTTCACGCGGGCGATGTCGATCTGGTGGGCGATCCTTGCGGGAATGGCCTGCCCTGA
- the nuoN gene encoding NADH-quinone oxidoreductase subunit NuoN has translation MELLRSLQITMAEEVLSISGLVLLLVAAWGGDKASRLISILSVAVLAACALIAAPALCGSASGADVSAFGGLYRADAFAAFAKLLIYVGAGVTLIVAPAYFERVRSMRAEFPILVLFAALGMGIMVSATDLLTLYIGLELNSLASYVLASILRNDDRSAESGLKYFVLGSLASGILLYGVSLTYGFTGTTNFDGIRLALAHHGLGTGATFGLVFVLAGLAFKISAAPFHMWTPDVYEGAPTPVTAFFATAPKAAALTLMMRVSLEAYGAQPGAWQQIIIFAALLSIVIGALGAIGQTNIKRLMAYSSINNVGFMLVGLACANQPGAAAVLVYLAIYVAMSVAGFVAILMLRDANGEQVEAISDLAGLSKTRPGLALALACVMLSLAGLPPLLGFWGKFVVFQAAVQAHLVALGSIAIAASVIGAFYYLKVVKVLYFDEAADKVKGSSDIAHSVLLVLATLFISPLGYLLTKWLGGLAGNAAAALFHFA, from the coding sequence ATGGAACTCCTTCGTTCTTTGCAGATCACCATGGCCGAGGAAGTGCTGAGCATTTCCGGTCTGGTCCTGCTGCTCGTGGCCGCCTGGGGTGGTGACAAGGCCTCGCGCCTGATCTCGATCCTGTCAGTGGCCGTGCTGGCCGCCTGCGCGCTGATCGCCGCGCCCGCCCTGTGCGGGTCGGCCAGCGGTGCGGATGTCTCCGCTTTCGGTGGCCTCTATCGCGCCGACGCCTTTGCCGCCTTTGCCAAGCTTCTGATCTATGTCGGCGCGGGTGTGACGCTGATCGTTGCACCGGCCTATTTCGAGCGCGTGCGCTCGATGCGGGCCGAATTCCCGATCCTGGTGCTGTTCGCGGCGCTGGGCATGGGGATCATGGTCTCGGCGACCGACCTGCTCACGCTCTACATCGGTCTCGAACTCAACAGCCTTGCTTCCTATGTGCTGGCCTCGATCCTGCGCAACGATGACCGCTCGGCGGAATCGGGCCTCAAGTACTTCGTGCTCGGCTCGCTCGCTTCGGGCATCCTGCTCTATGGTGTGAGCCTCACCTACGGCTTTACCGGCACGACCAACTTCGACGGCATCCGCCTTGCTCTGGCCCATCATGGTCTGGGCACGGGTGCCACGTTCGGCCTCGTCTTCGTGCTGGCCGGGCTTGCCTTCAAGATCAGCGCCGCGCCGTTCCACATGTGGACGCCCGACGTTTATGAAGGCGCGCCCACGCCCGTCACCGCGTTCTTCGCGACGGCCCCCAAGGCTGCCGCGCTGACGCTGATGATGCGCGTGAGCCTCGAAGCCTATGGGGCCCAGCCGGGTGCCTGGCAGCAGATCATCATCTTCGCCGCGCTGCTCTCGATCGTGATCGGGGCACTGGGCGCCATCGGCCAGACCAACATCAAGCGCCTGATGGCCTATTCGTCGATCAACAACGTCGGCTTCATGCTCGTTGGTCTGGCTTGCGCCAACCAGCCGGGCGCTGCGGCCGTGCTCGTCTACCTCGCCATCTACGTGGCGATGTCGGTGGCCGGTTTCGTGGCGATCCTGATGCTGCGCGATGCCAATGGCGAGCAGGTCGAGGCGATCAGCGATCTGGCGGGCCTGTCGAAGACCCGTCCGGGTCTGGCACTGGCTCTGGCCTGCGTGATGCTCAGCCTGGCGGGCCTTCCGCCGCTGCTGGGCTTCTGGGGCAAGTTCGTGGTGTTCCAGGCTGCGGTTCAGGCGCACCTCGTGGCGCTGGGCTCGATCGCTATCGCTGCGTCGGTGATCGGTGCCTTCTACTACCTCAAGGTGGTCAAGGTGCTCTACTTCGACGAGGCTGCCGACAAGGTGAAGGGTTCGAGCGACATCGCGCACTCGGTGCTGCTGGTTCTCGCCACGCTGTTCATCTCGCCGCTGGGCTATCTGCTCACCAAGTGGCTGGGCGGTCTGGCGGGCAATGCGGCTGCCGCGTTGTTCCACTTCGCCTGA